A genomic segment from Pedobacter sp. MC2016-14 encodes:
- a CDS encoding ABC transporter ATP-binding protein — MNDPIVKVENLAHRYSSQWAVQDINFELNQNGIYGLLGANGAGKSTIMNIMCGVLKQSQGEVYIKGINLATHPVEAKKHIGFLPQNPPLQPELTVEEFLTYCAFLRLMPKKEIPAAVAEVMDKCSLTHFSSRVIKNLSGGYQQRVGIAQAIIHRPDFVVLDEPTNGLDPNQILEIRSLIKEIAEERTVILSTHILQEVQALCDHIWMINEGSMIFSGPLEDFDSHMSPNTLLTTLASAPSIENLLALPAIVAAEKTGNIHYKIKFSKDAPEAIQQIVKASVTNDWNLLEILQEKNSLDNVFAELSKKKSN; from the coding sequence ATGAACGATCCCATCGTAAAAGTAGAAAACTTAGCACACCGGTACAGCTCACAGTGGGCGGTACAGGATATCAATTTCGAACTGAACCAAAATGGTATTTACGGTTTGCTCGGCGCCAATGGCGCCGGCAAATCGACCATCATGAACATCATGTGCGGCGTACTCAAACAAAGTCAGGGCGAGGTATATATCAAAGGCATTAACCTGGCAACACATCCTGTAGAAGCTAAAAAGCATATTGGATTTTTACCGCAAAATCCGCCACTGCAACCTGAACTCACCGTAGAAGAATTTCTTACCTATTGTGCTTTCCTGCGGTTAATGCCCAAAAAGGAAATTCCTGCAGCCGTAGCAGAGGTTATGGACAAATGTTCCCTAACGCATTTTAGCAGCAGGGTAATCAAAAACCTTTCCGGAGGTTACCAGCAACGGGTAGGCATTGCCCAGGCCATTATCCACCGCCCCGATTTTGTGGTACTGGACGAACCTACGAACGGACTGGACCCAAACCAAATCCTTGAAATCAGAAGCCTGATCAAAGAGATCGCTGAAGAACGGACGGTAATACTCTCCACGCACATCCTGCAAGAAGTACAAGCGCTGTGCGACCACATCTGGATGATTAATGAAGGTAGTATGATTTTTTCCGGTCCACTGGAAGATTTTGACAGCCATATGAGTCCAAATACTTTATTAACTACGCTTGCATCTGCGCCATCAATAGAAAACTTACTGGCACTCCCAGCTATTGTAGCGGCAGAAAAAACGGGAAACATACATTACAAAATCAAGTTTTCAAAAGATGCTCCAGAAGCTATTCAGCAAATTGTAAAAGCAAGTGTTACCAACGACTGGAATTTACTAGAGATTCTGCAAGAAAAGAATTCCCTTGACAACGTATTCGCAGAACTGTCTAAAAAGAAATCAAACTAA
- a CDS encoding FecR family protein produces the protein MKETQNLVNLIHNYLRKELSQEESQQLKAWASSKPAYQKLLDEVSTENTLINELQTYDAMYKGDQEQVINRMLNRIHAGIQVEDLPQTKKRLSLYQWISSAAAVLLIAGMGYLFLNQNRTDIQTKTVQQIELLPGTNKATLTLANGKEIILSSKTGIIIGSKEIKYANDSLVSATSPSALSTFNTLSTPKGGQYQVTLPDGTRVWLNAATILKYPTQFNRSKRIVELQGEAYFEVNHHPFHNSRLVPFLVKTKGQEITVLGTSFNVSAYADDNSIKTTLLEGSVQILNQKSNLINRLKPGTESIVNNTQTIIRDADLASAIAWKEGLFSFRNASVEDLMKQLRRWYGVDVVFEGKIPQMRINGEVNRNMTANKVFEVLDYLDIAFRTEGNRIVIYNRK, from the coding sequence ATGAAAGAGACTCAAAATCTGGTCAACTTAATCCACAATTATCTTCGAAAGGAGCTTAGTCAGGAAGAAAGCCAACAATTAAAAGCATGGGCTTCCAGCAAACCTGCCTATCAGAAGTTATTGGATGAAGTCAGTACAGAAAATACGCTGATCAATGAGTTACAAACATATGATGCTATGTATAAAGGCGATCAAGAACAAGTTATCAATCGTATGTTAAACCGCATTCATGCGGGCATCCAGGTTGAAGACCTTCCGCAAACTAAAAAACGCCTCAGCTTATACCAATGGATTTCATCAGCGGCGGCAGTCCTGCTCATCGCAGGGATGGGTTACCTATTTTTAAATCAAAACAGAACGGATATCCAGACAAAAACTGTTCAGCAAATAGAATTGCTGCCTGGTACAAATAAGGCTACGCTAACCCTTGCCAATGGAAAAGAAATAATATTGAGCAGCAAAACGGGAATTATAATTGGCAGTAAAGAAATTAAGTATGCAAATGATAGCCTGGTCTCGGCCACTTCGCCATCAGCCCTTTCAACTTTTAATACGCTTTCTACTCCAAAAGGAGGACAATACCAGGTTACTTTGCCTGATGGAACCCGGGTATGGTTGAATGCAGCAACAATTTTAAAGTATCCTACCCAATTTAACCGCAGCAAAAGAATTGTGGAACTTCAAGGTGAAGCATACTTTGAGGTTAACCACCATCCTTTTCATAACAGCAGGCTAGTACCATTTTTAGTTAAAACAAAGGGACAGGAAATTACCGTTCTAGGCACCTCCTTTAATGTGAGTGCATATGCGGATGACAACAGTATCAAAACCACCTTACTGGAGGGTTCAGTGCAGATCCTGAACCAAAAATCTAATTTGATAAACCGGTTAAAACCCGGAACAGAAAGCATAGTGAACAATACACAGACCATCATTAGAGATGCAGACCTGGCCAGCGCCATTGCCTGGAAAGAAGGGCTTTTCTCTTTCAGAAATGCAAGTGTAGAAGATTTGATGAAGCAGTTGCGGCGCTGGTATGGCGTAGATGTAGTTTTTGAAGGCAAAATTCCGCAGATGAGAATCAATGGAGAGGTAAACCGCAATATGACTGCAAACAAAGTATTTGAAGTACTTGATTACCTGGATATCGCCTTTCGCACAGAAGGCAACCGAATTGTGATTTACAACCGAAAATAA
- a CDS encoding RNA polymerase sigma factor has translation MIDDYADMLNFRNGDLAVLNRLVKTYNRPLLYFANKIINNTQAAEEHVSDSFIKLWQARAQFQTSANIKAFLYISTKNACLNHIKTPHAKQHFDHELSDDLLSEEPEVYAKILQAELMEAIYKELEKLPEKQRTVFKLSFLEGLSTEEVCTQLNMSQSAVFTNRSRALEALKKIFKDKNILYYLLLLPF, from the coding sequence ATGATTGATGATTATGCTGACATGCTTAACTTTCGCAATGGCGATTTAGCGGTACTTAACCGTCTTGTTAAGACTTATAACCGCCCATTGTTATATTTTGCCAATAAAATCATCAACAATACGCAAGCTGCCGAAGAACACGTTTCTGACAGCTTTATAAAATTATGGCAGGCAAGAGCTCAGTTTCAGACCTCCGCCAACATCAAAGCCTTTCTATACATTAGTACAAAAAATGCGTGTTTAAATCATATTAAAACGCCACATGCTAAACAGCACTTTGACCATGAATTGTCTGACGATTTATTAAGTGAGGAGCCCGAAGTATATGCTAAGATTTTACAGGCCGAATTGATGGAAGCGATCTATAAAGAACTGGAAAAACTGCCCGAAAAGCAACGCACTGTTTTTAAGTTAAGTTTTTTAGAAGGTTTAAGCACAGAAGAGGTATGTACACAACTAAACATGAGCCAAAGTGCTGTATTCACCAATAGATCCCGGGCACTAGAGGCCTTAAAAAAGATTTTCAAAGACAAAAACATACTTTATTACCTGCTTTTATTGCCATTTTAA
- a CDS encoding BT_3987 domain-containing protein — MKKNYLLPSWALVLLLSACMKDVKLDKDLTSASKHSVGIFPAAATNATSNLSNVAVVATDATTTAYLKLTYVGEGMSPGTMASIAVETDSNKFVGPFNAGKKTNYYVLKPENYSLPQPTVNIGAGLKSVTFPVVIKPNTITNTDVIYALPITIKDANGLDINSEYGKHMILINIKNQYDGNYYAAGTLSFPPPQEGRGWTNYAKTLTTINGTTSKTECADLLTSNYIMRLTVNADNSVTVTPEPGSANLTIANNGVSTYNPATKTFTLRYKYVGGTGDRTIEETLVKR; from the coding sequence ATGAAGAAAAACTACCTTCTGCCCAGCTGGGCATTGGTCTTGTTGCTTTCTGCCTGCATGAAGGATGTGAAGCTTGACAAAGACCTCACATCTGCCAGCAAACACAGCGTTGGCATCTTTCCCGCTGCAGCAACAAATGCAACCTCCAATCTTAGCAACGTTGCCGTAGTTGCTACAGATGCAACAACTACGGCTTATTTAAAGCTTACTTATGTAGGCGAAGGCATGAGTCCAGGAACAATGGCCAGCATAGCTGTTGAAACAGACAGCAACAAGTTTGTTGGGCCCTTTAATGCAGGGAAAAAGACGAATTATTACGTACTTAAGCCAGAGAACTACAGTTTGCCACAACCTACAGTAAACATTGGAGCAGGATTAAAATCTGTAACATTCCCCGTGGTCATTAAACCAAATACCATCACCAATACAGATGTAATTTATGCCTTGCCAATTACTATAAAAGATGCTAACGGATTGGACATTAATAGCGAGTACGGAAAACATATGATATTGATTAACATTAAGAATCAATATGATGGAAATTATTATGCTGCCGGCACGCTATCCTTCCCGCCACCACAAGAAGGCAGAGGCTGGACAAATTATGCAAAAACCTTAACCACCATTAACGGAACAACCAGTAAAACGGAATGCGCAGACCTGCTAACCTCCAATTACATCATGCGTTTAACGGTGAATGCAGATAACAGTGTTACTGTAACTCCAGAGCCGGGTTCAGCAAACCTGACCATTGCAAACAATGGGGTAAGCACCTATAATCCCGCTACGAAAACATTTACACTGCGTTATAAATACGTAGGCGGCACAGGTGACCGTACAATTGAAGAAACCCTGGTAAAAAGATAA
- a CDS encoding SusC/RagA family TonB-linked outer membrane protein, with the protein MNVNHSCLAIPMEYPVMKQLLRIMRLTLLLMIFSLMQVSASSFGQITIHATNTPLSNVLEQIRKQTGYVFLSSDIEFNNYNVNAELVNTDIHTAMDALLWAHPLQYKVIDKTVVIKLKSSIAPGQQGALKQDKITVNGRIVDDKGNPLRGATVAATENKTKFRKVTMTNDAGEFLLANVPSNGVLFITYLGYAPLSINLTDAKMPLELKLNPQSKKLEDVSVTYKTGYQSLSKDRATGSFVQIGQELLERTPSTNILDRIAYVTSGLYFDRKPNATTTAMGERQTPFLIRGLSTISGNPHPLIVIDGFPYEETRMDGKDTYLTLNDLNPNDVAEVTILRDAAAASIWGAKAGNGVIVITTKKGKFNQAVTANFTANISIKDKENFDNMSVMSAADAVEAQTILFNRGTYNTYDDSSPNVRSFPVLPEVAEILLQTRKGNITQAEANAQLTRLSNTDVRNDVKRYLMQKALTQQYAFNLSGGSDKFSYYTSIGSDRDKATAIGNESSRLTFRSDNTYKATKNLSINAHISYTQAENRNNGFDYMGLLNGAPLYTRIADENGNPLAVAYKFRKTYVDTASYPALRDWHYYPLTEQANKDYRGKTMDVRTGAGFQYKLPAGFRIDATYQYQRIAHETKNINGENTFYSRDFLNRFMNRALGSTLITYPVQRGAIVNYNNNTESFWQARAQMNFNRSFGKHEISSLAGAEMSQKSIDGLSDNWYGYNVETGVLQSYINYETYFPTQPSGGGEQIPNGNNVSGALKRQRNYFANASYTYDNRYTLSVSGRQDGANIYGVKANQKLSPFWSAGLLWNIAGESFYKFALLPELKFRATYGYNGNYKNASAFGTINFSTNSNTGLPAAQLTTPPNPYMRWEKTRVLNLGLDFGFRNNRISGSLEAYQKDGIDLVGAIANDPTSGIASYAGNQANIRGRGFDVSLNTRNLTAALKWNTNFQVSYNDNKVTKFEGKSIAGQLLGGGQPVVGRSLWGMYSYRWAGLDANGRPQGYLNDVVTPLNTVMGYTGSVPNTKIEDLEYHGTSTPIYSGNMMNTFNWKSISFSFNITFSFNYYFRRNSVNYNSLLPTGSTYGGSITHKDYALRWRNPGDEAFTQIPAMPAGNDPNLANFYPNSAVLVEKGDHIRLRDFRLGYDLSKTKGLGFMKRSNLFFTVNNLGILWKANKLGLDPDYYASEIPAAKTYVFGLQIQF; encoded by the coding sequence ATGAATGTGAACCACTCGTGTTTGGCTATTCCTATGGAATACCCAGTCATGAAGCAACTATTAAGGATTATGCGACTTACGCTGCTTTTAATGATCTTCTCCCTGATGCAAGTCTCTGCTTCCAGTTTTGGACAGATTACCATACACGCTACAAATACACCACTAAGTAACGTGCTGGAGCAAATCAGGAAACAAACAGGTTATGTATTCTTATCCAGCGATATAGAATTTAACAATTATAATGTAAATGCCGAACTTGTAAATACAGACATTCATACCGCTATGGATGCACTGCTTTGGGCTCACCCTTTACAGTACAAGGTCATAGACAAAACTGTGGTAATAAAGCTGAAATCTTCAATAGCCCCTGGCCAGCAAGGCGCATTAAAGCAGGATAAAATTACCGTGAATGGTCGCATTGTAGACGACAAAGGTAATCCACTACGAGGGGCTACAGTTGCCGCCACAGAAAACAAAACCAAATTCCGTAAAGTGACCATGACCAATGATGCCGGAGAATTTCTGCTGGCAAACGTGCCCAGCAATGGCGTATTGTTTATCACCTACCTGGGTTATGCACCACTTAGTATCAATCTGACTGATGCAAAAATGCCACTGGAGCTTAAACTGAATCCACAATCTAAAAAACTGGAAGATGTTTCTGTAACTTATAAAACGGGTTATCAGTCGCTAAGTAAAGATCGTGCTACCGGGTCTTTTGTACAGATTGGGCAGGAGTTATTGGAGCGAACACCAAGCACCAACATATTAGACCGTATCGCTTATGTAACTAGTGGATTATATTTTGACCGTAAGCCGAATGCAACAACAACAGCTATGGGCGAAAGACAAACCCCATTTCTGATCCGGGGGCTCTCCACGATCAGCGGGAACCCACATCCGCTGATCGTTATTGATGGTTTCCCATACGAGGAAACCAGAATGGACGGCAAAGACACCTACCTTACCCTAAACGACCTGAACCCAAATGATGTGGCCGAAGTAACCATTCTTCGGGATGCAGCAGCAGCCTCTATCTGGGGTGCTAAAGCTGGAAACGGAGTCATCGTAATTACCACCAAAAAAGGGAAATTTAACCAGGCCGTTACCGCAAACTTCACCGCCAACATCAGCATCAAAGACAAGGAAAATTTCGACAATATGTCTGTCATGAGTGCTGCTGATGCCGTAGAAGCTCAAACCATACTCTTTAACCGTGGCACCTATAATACCTATGACGACAGTTCTCCTAATGTCCGGAGTTTCCCTGTATTACCAGAGGTAGCGGAAATTCTACTACAAACACGTAAAGGTAACATCACGCAAGCTGAAGCCAATGCACAACTGACAAGGTTATCCAATACGGATGTTCGCAATGATGTAAAACGTTACCTGATGCAAAAAGCTTTAACGCAACAGTATGCCTTTAACCTGTCTGGAGGATCTGATAAATTCAGCTATTACACTTCCATTGGTTCCGACCGTGACAAGGCAACAGCCATCGGCAATGAGAGTTCGCGGCTCACCTTCCGCAGCGACAATACCTATAAGGCAACAAAAAACCTGAGCATCAACGCACACATCAGCTACACCCAGGCAGAGAACCGCAATAATGGTTTTGACTACATGGGATTGCTGAACGGCGCGCCATTGTACACCCGAATCGCAGATGAGAATGGTAACCCATTGGCAGTAGCCTACAAGTTTCGCAAAACCTATGTAGATACGGCCTCCTACCCTGCATTGCGCGACTGGCACTATTATCCTTTAACGGAACAAGCCAATAAAGACTACCGCGGAAAAACAATGGATGTACGTACCGGTGCCGGCTTTCAATACAAACTGCCAGCTGGATTTAGGATCGATGCAACTTATCAATACCAGCGTATTGCACATGAAACCAAAAACATCAATGGAGAAAATACCTTTTACAGCCGTGATTTCCTGAACCGCTTTATGAATAGAGCCCTGGGTAGCACCCTTATCACCTACCCAGTTCAAAGAGGGGCCATTGTAAATTACAACAACAATACAGAAAGCTTTTGGCAAGCGCGGGCACAAATGAACTTTAACCGGAGTTTTGGTAAACATGAAATCAGTTCCCTTGCCGGAGCAGAAATGAGCCAGAAAAGCATCGACGGGTTGTCTGACAATTGGTATGGCTATAATGTTGAAACTGGCGTACTTCAATCCTATATCAATTATGAAACCTATTTCCCAACCCAGCCCTCTGGCGGCGGAGAACAAATCCCAAATGGCAATAATGTTTCTGGCGCCCTAAAACGCCAACGCAATTACTTTGCCAACGCATCATATACCTACGACAACCGCTATACCCTTTCTGTAAGTGGCAGACAGGATGGCGCCAACATCTATGGTGTAAAGGCCAATCAAAAACTTAGTCCTTTCTGGTCGGCCGGTTTACTTTGGAACATAGCCGGTGAATCCTTTTATAAATTTGCCTTGTTGCCTGAACTGAAATTCAGGGCAACTTATGGTTACAATGGCAATTATAAAAATGCATCTGCCTTTGGGACTATTAATTTTTCAACTAATTCCAACACAGGTCTCCCTGCTGCACAATTAACCACCCCTCCTAACCCTTACATGCGCTGGGAAAAAACACGCGTACTGAACCTTGGCCTTGACTTCGGTTTCCGTAACAACCGCATTAGCGGGTCGTTAGAGGCCTACCAAAAAGACGGCATCGACCTGGTTGGCGCAATTGCAAATGATCCAACCTCAGGAATAGCTTCCTATGCCGGAAATCAGGCCAACATTCGCGGCCGTGGTTTTGACGTAAGCCTGAATACCCGCAACCTCACCGCTGCCCTAAAATGGAATACCAACTTCCAGGTTAGTTATAACGACAATAAAGTCACCAAATTTGAAGGCAAGTCTATTGCTGGGCAACTGCTTGGTGGAGGTCAGCCGGTAGTCGGCAGATCACTTTGGGGAATGTATAGTTACAGATGGGCGGGTCTGGATGCAAATGGAAGACCACAGGGTTACCTCAATGATGTAGTAACACCGCTTAATACGGTAATGGGCTATACGGGCAGTGTACCAAACACAAAAATCGAAGATCTGGAATACCATGGTACCAGCACCCCAATCTACTCTGGTAATATGATGAATACCTTTAACTGGAAAAGCATCTCTTTCTCTTTTAACATCACTTTTAGCTTTAACTACTATTTTAGAAGGAACTCCGTAAATTATAATAGCTTGTTGCCAACTGGCTCTACATACGGCGGAAGCATTACACACAAGGATTATGCACTACGCTGGAGAAATCCGGGAGATGAAGCCTTTACCCAAATCCCAGCGATGCCAGCCGGGAATGATCCGAACCTGGCCAACTTCTATCCTAATTCAGCTGTATTGGTGGAAAAAGGGGATCACATTCGTTTACGTGATTTTAGACTGGGTTATGATCTTTCAAAGACCAAAGGTCTTGGGTTTATGAAAAGGAGTAACCTTTTCTTCACTGTAAATAACCTGGGTATCCTTTGGAAAGCCAATAAGCTTGGTCTCGATCCGGATTATTACGCATCAGAAATACCTGCCGCTAAAACTTATGTATTTGGTCTTCAAATTCAATTTTAA
- a CDS encoding Gldg family protein, whose amino-acid sequence MIPILKIAKTELQVFFYSPVAWIILVIFAFQSGIIFTDAFDGFIKMKSFGLPLSNITTNVFTGPRGLHSLVQSSLYLYIPLLTMGVMSRELSSGSIKLLYSSPVTNYQIIFGKYLALVTYALVIVGSLCIFSIYGATTIQNIDYPLIFCGLLGLFFLTCAYAAIGLFMSSLTSYTVVAAMGTLAILSLLAYVKSVGQEIAFVRDVTYWLAISGRSDTFIKGLITTEDVIYFIMVIGLFISFSIIKLQVGRQKSPYLVTFSKYAGVTLVVALVGFITSMPKFKKYFDVTYSKVNTLTKSSQNVVGRLNDGLTIHTYINMLDQNYYLCLPRNYKEDMGRFENYLRFKPDIKIEHHYYYHRTKNNPSLDKVYPGMNDDQLIDTLKKLNNWTFPILPYSEIKKHVDLEPESYTFVRLLETNSGKRTFLRIFEDNNKMPSETEITAAFKRLVMDLPLVGFVKGHNERQSDSKFDRGYKMIAQEKSFRYALINQGFDFANVTLDKEVPEKVRILVIAEPRKPYTAIEMQNLSKYVAKGGNLIIAGDPERKEYVNALTEQFGVKLLPGLLVKPTDVLQPDLMILNPTAAATHFSYHLANMYGHGQKLTMPGAAALAFDATKGFQSLPLFTSDSTGSWNELETTNFVDDSVSMNKKIGEIEQAYPTVLAIGRKINNKEQKIIVTGDADWLSNAELGMTRNTVNSSNFSLINAAFYWMSDGEVPIDMRREPPIDRDITANKDSWGIAVILLKWVFPALLILIGVLIWVRRRGK is encoded by the coding sequence ATGATACCTATCTTAAAAATTGCTAAAACAGAATTACAGGTTTTCTTCTATTCTCCTGTTGCCTGGATTATCCTCGTGATTTTCGCCTTCCAATCCGGCATAATATTCACCGATGCATTTGATGGCTTCATCAAGATGAAATCCTTCGGTCTTCCTTTATCTAATATCACCACAAACGTATTTACCGGCCCAAGGGGCTTGCACAGCCTGGTGCAATCTTCACTGTATTTATACATTCCACTACTTACTATGGGGGTAATGAGCCGAGAACTGAGTAGCGGCTCTATCAAACTGCTGTATTCCTCGCCAGTTACCAATTATCAAATCATCTTTGGAAAATACCTTGCCCTGGTAACCTATGCCCTGGTTATTGTTGGCTCGCTTTGTATATTCAGTATTTATGGTGCAACAACCATTCAAAATATAGACTATCCGCTTATTTTTTGCGGTTTGCTAGGTTTATTTTTCCTTACCTGTGCTTATGCGGCTATTGGGCTGTTTATGTCTTCTTTAACTTCCTATACTGTGGTTGCAGCAATGGGTACGCTAGCCATTTTATCCCTGCTGGCTTACGTAAAATCTGTAGGTCAGGAAATTGCCTTTGTACGCGATGTAACCTATTGGCTAGCCATTTCCGGACGCAGTGATACCTTCATCAAAGGGTTGATTACCACTGAAGATGTCATCTACTTTATCATGGTCATCGGACTCTTTATAAGTTTCTCTATCATCAAGCTTCAGGTTGGTCGTCAAAAGAGTCCTTACCTGGTTACTTTTAGTAAATATGCCGGCGTAACCCTTGTAGTTGCGCTTGTAGGCTTTATTACCTCGATGCCAAAGTTCAAGAAGTATTTTGATGTTACTTATTCAAAAGTTAACACGTTAACAAAAAGCAGCCAGAATGTAGTAGGTAGGCTAAACGATGGCTTAACCATCCATACCTATATAAACATGCTCGATCAAAATTACTATTTATGCCTTCCACGCAACTATAAAGAAGACATGGGCAGGTTTGAGAATTATTTACGTTTCAAACCCGATATTAAGATTGAGCACCATTACTACTATCACCGTACAAAAAACAACCCAAGTTTGGATAAAGTTTATCCGGGAATGAATGACGATCAGCTGATTGATACGCTAAAAAAATTAAACAACTGGACGTTTCCAATCCTGCCATACAGCGAAATAAAAAAACATGTAGACCTGGAACCTGAATCTTATACGTTTGTAAGGCTTCTGGAAACGAATAGCGGTAAGCGTACTTTCCTGCGGATTTTTGAAGACAACAATAAGATGCCTTCAGAGACAGAAATTACTGCCGCGTTTAAACGCCTGGTCATGGATTTACCACTGGTAGGTTTCGTAAAAGGACATAATGAACGCCAGAGCGATTCTAAGTTTGACCGTGGTTATAAAATGATTGCACAGGAAAAAAGTTTCAGGTATGCTTTAATTAACCAGGGCTTTGATTTTGCAAACGTGACGCTGGACAAAGAGGTTCCGGAGAAAGTTAGGATTCTGGTCATCGCTGAGCCACGTAAACCGTATACGGCTATAGAAATGCAAAATCTGAGCAAGTATGTAGCAAAGGGCGGAAACTTAATTATTGCCGGAGATCCTGAACGTAAGGAATATGTAAACGCTTTAACGGAACAATTTGGCGTAAAGTTATTACCGGGCTTGCTGGTAAAACCTACTGATGTGTTGCAGCCAGACTTAATGATTTTAAACCCAACCGCAGCGGCCACGCATTTCTCGTACCATTTGGCAAACATGTATGGCCATGGCCAGAAGCTTACTATGCCAGGTGCAGCAGCATTAGCTTTTGATGCCACTAAGGGCTTCCAGTCACTGCCTTTATTCACCAGTGATTCTACCGGTAGCTGGAATGAGCTTGAAACCACAAACTTTGTAGACGACTCTGTAAGCATGAATAAAAAAATTGGAGAAATTGAACAGGCTTACCCAACAGTTCTCGCAATTGGACGAAAAATCAACAATAAAGAACAGAAAATCATCGTAACCGGAGATGCAGACTGGTTAAGCAATGCAGAACTTGGGATGACAAGAAATACCGTTAATTCCTCAAATTTTTCGCTTATCAATGCTGCATTTTATTGGATGAGTGATGGCGAAGTACCCATAGACATGAGAAGGGAACCTCCTATAGATCGTGACATTACAGCAAATAAAGACAGCTGGGGTATTGCCGTGATCCTGCTAAAATGGGTTTTCCCTGCCTTGCTGATTCTAATTGGTGTACTAATATGGGTGAGAAGAAGAGGTAAATAA
- a CDS encoding RagB/SusD family nutrient uptake outer membrane protein: MKSIRTSQRTIILLPFLVLLIMLQGCGKEWLEVKPDKSQAVPSKLSDYRAMLRNTAVMNANCISLGEIASDGHYVVDATFNTGDIAPKNAYTWSQLAPYPSYEGYTKTYERIFQLNYILEGLAKLEINTAVQEREREQLKAQVLFTKAITYYWLAQIYGQPYKAATAATDQGILVQDNTEFLNNVRRVTVAETYALILGYLNEAMPDLPVSAEHVTQASKPAGEALLARVYLTMQQYADALTHANACLQMKNTLIQYSTLPSAGYIGSFNAEVIYHEDMSNSQVTPFTNAALIDNAFYNSYNANDLRKARFFMFSGPTTTFIGNYNNNNFLLFCGLATDEVYLIRAESYARTGNVAAAMQDLNDLLRSRWRKNPDGSTMYIDQTAADAPTALQLILAERKKELIMRGLRWGDLRRLNQQPETQVTLTRTIAGNTYTLEPGSYRYTFPLPTPVLDLSGQAQTTGWQ, from the coding sequence ATGAAATCGATAAGAACAAGTCAACGTACTATAATTTTACTTCCATTTTTAGTCCTGCTGATAATGCTGCAGGGATGTGGAAAAGAATGGTTAGAGGTAAAACCTGATAAAAGTCAGGCTGTGCCCTCAAAACTAAGTGACTACCGGGCCATGCTCCGCAATACGGCCGTGATGAATGCCAATTGCATCTCTTTGGGCGAGATCGCTTCAGACGGCCATTATGTTGTGGACGCCACATTTAATACTGGTGACATAGCCCCAAAAAATGCTTATACCTGGAGCCAGCTTGCGCCCTATCCATCCTATGAAGGTTATACAAAAACCTATGAAAGGATATTTCAACTCAACTATATCTTAGAAGGTTTAGCCAAATTAGAAATCAACACCGCAGTACAAGAGCGGGAACGCGAACAGCTTAAGGCACAGGTTTTATTTACAAAAGCCATCACCTACTATTGGTTGGCACAAATTTATGGTCAACCTTATAAGGCAGCCACCGCAGCAACCGATCAGGGTATATTGGTACAGGACAATACCGAATTTTTAAATAATGTAAGGCGGGTAACGGTAGCAGAAACCTATGCGCTAATCTTAGGTTATTTAAATGAGGCTATGCCCGACCTGCCTGTATCCGCTGAACATGTTACCCAGGCCAGTAAACCTGCAGGAGAAGCTTTATTAGCAAGGGTGTACTTGACCATGCAGCAATACGCCGATGCCTTAACCCATGCCAATGCTTGTCTGCAGATGAAAAACACCTTAATACAGTACAGCACGCTTCCTAGTGCCGGCTATATCGGATCATTTAATGCAGAGGTCATTTATCATGAAGATATGTCGAACAGCCAGGTTACCCCTTTTACTAATGCAGCACTGATTGACAATGCATTTTACAACAGCTATAACGCTAATGACTTGCGTAAAGCGCGCTTTTTTATGTTTTCTGGTCCCACTACTACATTTATCGGTAATTACAATAACAACAACTTTTTACTGTTTTGCGGATTAGCTACAGATGAAGTTTACCTGATCCGTGCAGAATCATATGCCAGAACAGGCAATGTAGCTGCGGCAATGCAGGATCTGAACGACCTGCTACGCAGTCGCTGGCGCAAAAACCCTGATGGCAGTACCATGTATATAGATCAAACAGCAGCTGATGCTCCAACTGCCTTGCAACTGATCCTTGCCGAACGTAAAAAGGAACTCATTATGCGTGGTTTACGCTGGGGAGATCTTCGCCGCTTAAATCAGCAACCAGAAACCCAGGTTACCCTTACAAGAACCATTGCCGGCAATACATATACACTAGAGCCGGGCAGTTACCGTTACACTTTCCCACTTCCAACCCCTGTGCTTGATCTGTCTGGACAGGCACAAACAACCGGCTGGCAATAA